The DNA region TAATCCAAACAATTCAGTTAATTGTAACCTACCGATGCTTATAGAAATAGGAGGCTATCGTGAAGGATACTCATGAACCCAATAACAAACACCTATTCGTTTCTTTTGACGACACATCCATCGCGTTTCAAAATAAATCGGACAAGGATTTATTTCTATCCTATTTTATCTTTAAGCTGACGAAAAGCCCCTTTCTGGTAAAATTTCTGTCACAGGCTGCAAAACTCACCTTGTCGATGGGGTTGCCTGTCAAATCCATTATCAAATCTACCGTATTTAAACAGTTTTGTGGCGGTGAGAACGAAAGTGAATACACGACCGTGGTTAGAAAATTGGGCCAGTCGGGAATTGGTACTATCCTAGATTATTCTGTTGAAGGGACCGAAGACGAGACCGGTTTTGAAGCCACTAAAAAAGAGCTGTTAAAAATTATAGAAAAATCTAAAACGAACCCTGACATTCCCTGCACATGCATGAAAATGTCGGCCATTGGTCCTTTCGAATTATATCAAAAAGTTTCTGCTAACGAGGCGCTGACGATGGAAGACCAAAGCGAGTGGGACAAGGTTAGAAATAGGTTTGAGACTATTTGTGAAGCGTCTTTTAACGCGGACAAACCGATTTATATCGATGCAGAGGAGAGCTGGATACAGCAAGCCGTAGACGACCTCACCGAGGAGATGATGTCCAGGTACAACAAGAACAAAGCAATCGTCTTTACCACCCTTCAGCTGTATCGATGGGACCGCAATGACTATTTCCTCGAGTTAATCAGACGGGCCCGGACCGGAGGCTATAAGCTCGGCATAAAAATTGTTCGCGGTGCCTACATTGAAAAAGAGCGAGAACGCGCCAAGCGTTATGGATATAGATCCCCCATCAACGCTACCAAGAAGGATACAGACAGAGAATACGATAAAGCCGTGGAAATCTTTATTGATAATATTGACGAGGTAGAAATTTGTGTGGGCACCCACAATGAAGCCAGCTGCAGATTGCTGCTAAAGCTCATGGCAGAAAAGCAACTGCCAAACAACCACCCTCACATTTATTTTTCGCAGCTGTATGGTATGAGCGATAATATTAGCTTCAACCTTGCAAATGCCGGATATAATGTCAGTAAGTACCTTCCTTACGGTCCGGTTGAATCAACATTACCCTATTTGGCCAGACGGGCAGAAGAAAATACAGCAATTGCAGGTCAAATGAGTAAAGAGCTAGAAATTATCATTAAAGAACGAAATCGGAGAAAAGCCGCAAAATAGTTGATGGTAATCAA from Desulfobacterales bacterium includes:
- a CDS encoding proline dehydrogenase family protein, whose amino-acid sequence is MGLPVKSIIKSTVFKQFCGGENESEYTTVVRKLGQSGIGTILDYSVEGTEDETGFEATKKELLKIIEKSKTNPDIPCTCMKMSAIGPFELYQKVSANEALTMEDQSEWDKVRNRFETICEASFNADKPIYIDAEESWIQQAVDDLTEEMMSRYNKNKAIVFTTLQLYRWDRNDYFLELIRRARTGGYKLGIKIVRGAYIEKERERAKRYGYRSPINATKKDTDREYDKAVEIFIDNIDEVEICVGTHNEASCRLLLKLMAEKQLPNNHPHIYFSQLYGMSDNISFNLANAGYNVSKYLPYGPVESTLPYLARRAEENTAIAGQMSKELEIIIKERNRRKAAK